A region from the Salvia splendens isolate huo1 chromosome 15, SspV2, whole genome shotgun sequence genome encodes:
- the LOC121767619 gene encoding uncharacterized protein LOC121767619 isoform X1 has product MKEREIVINIENCIESMNQEGGVSPNSEVCGIPMNVDALANGESSLSPLRSARDGGGVSPISEGKTRKERRSKMSAKKPPRPPRGLSLDAADQKLIKEISELLMMKRARIERIKALKKAKAAKGMSSSASSAGNFIAMLFTLLFCIVIIFQGCHPWGNFTRNSSAVGDPISPMSDGATEGNVLALKETQNLSSGSVHMSYEVGSPNLLVRGSDNKAEGGRAIH; this is encoded by the exons ATGAAAGAAAGGGAAATTGTGATTAATATTGAGAACTGTATAGAAAGTATGAATCAAGAAGGTGGGGTTTCTCCCAATTCAGAGGTGTGTGGTATTCCTATGAATGTAGATGCATTAGCCAATGGTGAAAGCTCATTAAGCCCTTTGAGAAGTGCCAGGGATGGTGGTGGTGTTTCTCCCATTTCGGAGGGGAAAACGAGGAAGGAGAGGCGCTCGAAGATGAGTGCCAAGAAGCCTCCTCGGCCTCCCAGAGGTTTGTCGTTGGATGCTGCTGATCAGAAGCTGATCAAGGAGATCTCCGAGCTTCTTATGATGAAACGTGCTAGGATCGAAAGGATCAAGGCGTTGAAGAAGGCGAAAGCAGCAAAAGGGATGTCTTCATCGGCTTCCTCTGCTGGCAACTTTATAGCTATGCTCTTCACACTTCTGTTCTGCATTGTCATCATTTTCCAGG GGTGCCATCCTTGGGGGAATTTTACGAGGAACAGCTCAGCCGTAGGCGACCCTATTTCACCGATGTCGGATGGAGCGACAGAGGGCAACGTTCTTGCCCTTAAGGAAACACAAAATTTGTCTAGCGGTAGTGTGCATATGTCTTATGAAGTTGGATCCCCAAA TCTACTGGTTCGTGGCTCAGATAATAAGGCCGAAGGTGGAAGAGCCATCCATTGA
- the LOC121767619 gene encoding uncharacterized protein LOC121767619 isoform X2 codes for MSAKKPPRPPRGLSLDAADQKLIKEISELLMMKRARIERIKALKKAKAAKGMSSSASSAGNFIAMLFTLLFCIVIIFQGCHPWGNFTRNSSAVGDPISPMSDGATEGNVLALKETQNLSSGSVHMSYEVGSPNLLVRGSDNKAEGGRAIH; via the exons ATGAGTGCCAAGAAGCCTCCTCGGCCTCCCAGAGGTTTGTCGTTGGATGCTGCTGATCAGAAGCTGATCAAGGAGATCTCCGAGCTTCTTATGATGAAACGTGCTAGGATCGAAAGGATCAAGGCGTTGAAGAAGGCGAAAGCAGCAAAAGGGATGTCTTCATCGGCTTCCTCTGCTGGCAACTTTATAGCTATGCTCTTCACACTTCTGTTCTGCATTGTCATCATTTTCCAGG GGTGCCATCCTTGGGGGAATTTTACGAGGAACAGCTCAGCCGTAGGCGACCCTATTTCACCGATGTCGGATGGAGCGACAGAGGGCAACGTTCTTGCCCTTAAGGAAACACAAAATTTGTCTAGCGGTAGTGTGCATATGTCTTATGAAGTTGGATCCCCAAA TCTACTGGTTCGTGGCTCAGATAATAAGGCCGAAGGTGGAAGAGCCATCCATTGA